The following are encoded together in the Pseudomonas maumuensis genome:
- a CDS encoding saccharopine dehydrogenase NADP-binding domain-containing protein, producing MSPRILVIGAYGNFGRIICRHLSQMPAVQLVIAGRNADSLAQLATQLSGSESWCGDALATGFADALRALRIDWVIHTGGPFQGQPYRVAEACIEAGVHYCDLSDCRLFVNGIAQLDERARQAQVTLLSGCSSVPSLSSAILDEQRHHFGRIDRIEHGISSSAKMPGLSTIEGVLAYAGRPIRQWRDGRPYSVDGWLGLQLRHLPGLGWRLLNNVDVPDMDIFAERYGARDLAFKAGSGLMLGGLANAALARLVKLGLVRDPLPWARRLHRLGSRCERWGDGKSAMYLDVRGLDPQGQPLRLQALVSASDDKGPEIPSCAAVALMARVVEGYRPAPGARPCVGEISVEQYLAAIGEPDKVNYSVDLRYGRG from the coding sequence ATGTCTCCCCGAATCCTGGTGATCGGCGCCTACGGCAACTTCGGCCGTATCATCTGCCGTCACCTGAGCCAGATGCCCGCCGTGCAACTGGTAATCGCCGGCCGCAATGCCGACAGCCTCGCGCAACTGGCCACCCAATTGAGCGGCAGCGAAAGCTGGTGCGGCGATGCGCTGGCCACAGGCTTTGCCGATGCCCTGCGTGCGCTGCGCATCGACTGGGTGATCCACACCGGCGGCCCGTTCCAGGGCCAGCCCTACCGCGTGGCCGAGGCCTGCATCGAAGCCGGCGTACACTACTGCGACCTGTCCGACTGCCGGCTGTTCGTCAATGGCATCGCCCAACTCGACGAGCGCGCCCGCCAGGCCCAGGTCACCCTGCTCAGTGGCTGCAGTTCGGTGCCGAGCCTGTCGTCGGCGATTCTCGACGAGCAGCGCCATCACTTCGGCCGTATCGACCGCATCGAGCACGGCATTTCTTCCTCGGCGAAGATGCCCGGCCTGTCCACCATCGAAGGCGTGCTGGCCTATGCCGGCAGGCCGATCCGTCAGTGGCGCGACGGCCGTCCGTACAGCGTGGACGGCTGGCTCGGCCTGCAGCTGCGCCATCTGCCCGGGCTCGGCTGGCGCTTGCTGAACAACGTCGACGTGCCGGACATGGACATCTTCGCCGAGCGCTACGGCGCCCGTGACCTGGCGTTCAAGGCCGGCTCCGGGCTGATGCTCGGCGGCCTGGCCAATGCGGCACTGGCGCGGTTGGTCAAGTTGGGCCTGGTGCGCGACCCGCTGCCCTGGGCGCGACGCCTGCATCGGCTGGGCAGCCGTTGCGAACGCTGGGGCGATGGCAAGAGCGCGATGTACCTCGACGTTCGCGGCCTGGACCCGCAAGGCCAGCCACTGCGCCTGCAGGCCCTGGTCAGCGCCAGCGACGACAAGGGCCCGGAGATCCCCAGCTGCGCGGCGGTGGCGCTGATGGCCAGGGTTGTCGAAGGTTACCGCCCTGCCCCGGGCGCCCGCCCCTGCGTCGGCGAGATCAGCGTCGAACAGTACCTGGCGGCCATCGGCGAGCCGGACAAGGTGAACTACAGCGTCGATTTAAGGTACGGGCGAGGCTGA
- a CDS encoding DUF2269 family protein, whose translation MSYLLLKYLHIIAAVFLFGFGMGSYLYLIAANRSRDPRVIAAVARMVVRFDAWITTPAGVLQLLTGYAMVSMAGMPWSADWLRAALLIFVAVGALWLPVLLLQKRLHSLAAHAAESGTALGQAYQRLYRPWLWMGVAGFAGMFLIVLVMVTKQAPWQWF comes from the coding sequence ATGAGCTACCTGCTGCTCAAGTACCTGCACATCATCGCCGCGGTGTTTCTCTTCGGCTTCGGCATGGGCTCGTACCTGTACCTGATTGCCGCCAATCGCAGCCGCGACCCACGGGTAATCGCCGCGGTGGCGCGGATGGTGGTGCGCTTCGACGCCTGGATCACCACGCCGGCGGGGGTGCTGCAGCTGCTGACCGGCTACGCCATGGTCAGCATGGCCGGCATGCCGTGGTCCGCCGACTGGCTACGTGCCGCGCTGCTGATCTTTGTCGCGGTCGGCGCCTTGTGGCTGCCAGTGCTGCTGTTGCAAAAACGCCTGCACAGCCTCGCCGCCCACGCAGCCGAGAGCGGCACGGCGCTGGGGCAGGCCTACCAGCGGCTGTATCGCCCATGGTTGTGGATGGGAGTGGCGGGGTTCGCCGGGATGTTCCTGATCGTGCTGGTGATGGTCACCAAGCAGGCGCCGTGGCAGTGGTTCTGA
- a CDS encoding cysteine desulfurase family protein: MPSTPLYFDYAATTPVDDQVIAAMLTCLGREANFGNPASSGHAHGQAAREAVEQARCQVAEQVGAQPGDLVWTSGATESNNLALKGIAQGCAQPGHVITSQLEHKAILDTATELERLGWAVTRLAPDAQGLIQPEAVRAALRPDTRLVSLMAVNNELGTVTDFAAIGDIVREHGALLHVDAAQAVGKVRIDLAQQAVDLMSFSAHKVYGPKGIGALYVGSRARPAMRAQMHGGGHERGLRSGTLATHQIVGMGSAFALAGQPGAAEYQRLEQLAWRLRDGLLAMPGVTLNGCAVQRIPHTLNLCIDAKGFNSLALAGELALSTTSACNSASNAASHVLLALGLDERQARNSVRLSIGRYTSEADVDTALAVFGRVIGAAAVALW, translated from the coding sequence ATGCCCAGCACCCCGCTCTACTTCGACTACGCCGCCACTACCCCGGTCGATGACCAGGTCATCGCCGCCATGCTCACCTGCCTGGGCCGCGAGGCGAACTTCGGCAACCCGGCCTCCAGCGGCCATGCCCACGGCCAGGCGGCCCGCGAAGCCGTCGAGCAGGCCCGTTGCCAGGTGGCCGAACAAGTCGGCGCGCAGCCCGGCGACCTGGTCTGGACCTCCGGCGCCACCGAATCCAACAACCTCGCGCTCAAGGGCATCGCCCAAGGCTGCGCGCAGCCGGGGCATGTGATTACCAGTCAGCTCGAGCACAAGGCCATCCTCGACACCGCCACCGAACTGGAGCGCCTGGGCTGGGCGGTGACCCGCCTGGCCCCGGATGCCCAAGGGTTGATCCAGCCCGAAGCGGTCAGGGCCGCACTGCGCCCCGATACGCGCCTGGTGTCGCTGATGGCGGTGAACAACGAACTGGGCACGGTGACCGACTTTGCCGCTATCGGTGACATCGTCCGCGAGCACGGTGCGCTTCTGCACGTGGACGCGGCGCAGGCAGTGGGCAAGGTTCGGATCGACCTGGCGCAGCAGGCGGTCGACCTGATGTCGTTCTCGGCGCACAAGGTCTACGGCCCCAAGGGTATCGGTGCCCTCTACGTCGGTTCGCGCGCGCGCCCGGCGATGCGTGCGCAGATGCACGGCGGCGGCCATGAGCGCGGCCTGCGCTCTGGCACCCTGGCCACCCACCAGATCGTCGGCATGGGCAGCGCCTTCGCCCTGGCCGGCCAGCCCGGCGCGGCGGAGTATCAACGCCTGGAGCAACTCGCCTGGCGCTTGCGCGACGGCCTGCTGGCAATGCCCGGGGTCACGCTCAACGGCTGTGCGGTGCAGCGCATTCCTCACACCCTCAACCTGTGTATCGACGCCAAGGGCTTCAACAGCCTGGCCTTGGCCGGCGAGCTGGCGTTGTCCACCACTTCGGCATGCAACTCGGCGAGCAACGCCGCGTCCCACGTGCTGCTGGCCCTCGGCCTCGACGAGCGCCAGGCGCGCAACAGCGTGCGCCTGAGCATCGGGCGCTACACCAGCGAAGCGGACGTGGATACGGCGCTGGCGGTGTTTGGTCGGGTGATCGGCGCGGCGGCAGTAGCGCTCTGGTAG
- a CDS encoding TonB-dependent receptor, which produces MTRACPYQSTLLALCCSVAVSAHGADGAIELDATAINAEALKAPAGELPEPYAGGQVARGGQMGVLGNQDMMDVPFTMTSYTAQLIEEQQAEDIGDVLLNDPSVRQSFGFGNQSQVFVIRGLPLNGDDVAFNGLYGVLPRQMISTDAVERVEVFKGPNAFLNGASPTGTGLGGNVNLQPKRAGDTPTRRYTQDISSDGRIGEHLDIGQRFGADNRFGVRLNLSQREGETAVDDQDQRSKLFVAGLDYRGDNFRVSGDFGYQKQRVNHMRNSVRLGAGLTDIPHAPDADHNYGQDWAWTETEDTFGMLRGDYDFNDNWSGYLAGGVKHTHENGFYGTPILTDAASGDATIGGSKIPHNEDNTTFMGGINGRFQTGPVSHQLNIGAASIWTQQENAFVFYNSQATNIYRTDPLPKPTTPTFVGGKLDDPGVTGKTRNRSIALSDTVGLFDDTLLLTVGVRRQQLRVEGYAYDGPGPDLGRNAFYDEAVTTPVYGIVYKLNPSVSLYANRIEGLAQGATASGQVINVGEVFPPAKTKQVEAGVKLDYQTFGANLAVFRIERPTDGFVDGNVFVQDGEQVNKGLELSVFGEPLPGLRLMAGGTRMDTELKNTQGGTADGNHAVGVPTFQLNASVDWDVPGLEGVALNARMLRTGGQYANPANTLSLPTWNRFDVGARYRFKVQEKAVTLRVNVENLTDKNYWASANGGYLTQGDPRLVKFSGSIDF; this is translated from the coding sequence ATGACACGTGCCTGCCCGTATCAATCGACCCTCCTTGCGCTGTGCTGTTCCGTTGCCGTCAGCGCCCATGGCGCAGATGGCGCCATCGAGTTGGATGCCACCGCCATCAATGCCGAGGCGCTCAAGGCGCCTGCCGGCGAACTGCCCGAACCCTATGCCGGCGGCCAGGTGGCCCGTGGCGGGCAGATGGGCGTGCTGGGCAACCAGGACATGATGGACGTGCCGTTCACCATGACCAGCTATACCGCGCAGCTGATCGAGGAGCAGCAGGCCGAGGACATCGGCGATGTGCTGCTCAATGACCCGTCGGTGCGCCAGTCGTTCGGTTTTGGCAACCAGTCCCAGGTCTTCGTCATCCGTGGCCTGCCGCTCAATGGCGACGACGTGGCGTTCAATGGCCTGTACGGCGTGCTGCCGCGGCAGATGATTTCCACCGATGCGGTGGAGCGGGTCGAGGTGTTCAAGGGGCCCAATGCCTTTCTCAACGGCGCCAGCCCGACCGGCACCGGCCTGGGCGGCAACGTCAACCTGCAACCCAAGCGCGCTGGCGACACACCTACCCGCCGCTACACCCAGGACATCAGCAGTGACGGGCGCATTGGCGAGCACCTGGACATTGGCCAGCGCTTCGGCGCGGACAATCGCTTCGGCGTGCGCCTGAACCTCTCGCAGCGCGAGGGCGAGACGGCGGTCGACGACCAGGACCAGCGCAGCAAGCTGTTCGTCGCCGGGCTCGACTACCGTGGCGACAACTTCCGGGTGTCGGGCGATTTTGGCTACCAGAAGCAGAGGGTCAACCATATGCGCAACTCAGTGCGCCTGGGTGCCGGCCTGACCGATATCCCTCATGCGCCGGACGCCGACCACAACTACGGCCAGGACTGGGCCTGGACCGAGACCGAGGATACCTTCGGCATGCTCCGCGGCGACTACGACTTCAACGACAACTGGAGCGGCTACCTGGCCGGGGGCGTCAAGCACACCCACGAGAACGGCTTCTACGGCACGCCGATCCTCACCGACGCGGCCAGCGGCGACGCCACCATCGGCGGCTCGAAAATCCCCCACAACGAAGACAACACCACCTTCATGGGCGGCATCAATGGCCGCTTCCAGACCGGGCCGGTCAGCCATCAGCTGAACATCGGCGCGGCGAGCATCTGGACCCAGCAGGAAAACGCCTTCGTCTTCTACAACTCGCAGGCCACCAATATCTACCGCACCGACCCGTTGCCCAAGCCGACCACGCCGACCTTCGTCGGCGGCAAGCTGGACGACCCCGGCGTGACCGGCAAGACTCGCAACCGCAGCATCGCGCTGTCCGACACCGTGGGCCTGTTCGATGACACCCTGCTACTCACCGTGGGTGTGCGGCGCCAGCAACTGCGGGTGGAAGGCTATGCCTACGACGGGCCGGGCCCGGACCTGGGGCGCAACGCTTTCTATGACGAAGCGGTCACCACACCGGTGTACGGCATCGTCTACAAGCTAAACCCATCGGTCTCGTTGTATGCCAACCGTATCGAAGGCCTGGCCCAGGGCGCCACGGCGTCGGGGCAGGTGATCAACGTCGGCGAAGTGTTCCCGCCGGCCAAGACCAAGCAGGTGGAGGCGGGGGTCAAGCTCGATTACCAGACCTTCGGCGCCAACCTGGCGGTGTTCCGTATCGAACGGCCTACCGATGGCTTCGTCGACGGCAATGTGTTCGTCCAGGATGGCGAGCAGGTCAACAAGGGGCTTGAGCTCAGTGTGTTCGGCGAGCCGCTGCCGGGGCTGCGGTTGATGGCCGGTGGCACGCGCATGGACACCGAGCTGAAGAACACCCAGGGCGGCACGGCCGATGGCAACCACGCGGTAGGCGTGCCGACCTTCCAGCTCAATGCCAGTGTCGACTGGGATGTGCCGGGGCTGGAAGGCGTGGCGCTCAATGCGCGCATGCTGCGCACCGGCGGGCAGTACGCCAACCCGGCCAATACCCTGAGCCTGCCGACCTGGAACCGTTTCGACGTTGGTGCGCGCTATCGCTTCAAGGTGCAGGAAAAGGCGGTGACCCTGCGGGTCAATGTGGAGAACCTGACGGACAAGAACTACTGGGCGTCGGCCAATGGGGGGTATTTGACCCAAGGCGACCCGAGGCTGGTGAAGTTCTCGGGGAGCATTGATTTCTGA
- a CDS encoding CAP domain-containing protein, with the protein MRVPSVACLGLTLGLLAATGSQAYAGEEAQLIDTINVYRSQAQRCGGEASLELPPLNSDTRLALSPEGTRDLQQAMTRAAYPMVNVQAISLSGPRDAKSAMKAIEESFCQVVLDPQFVDIGVSQEGRDWRIVLARPLLSGRLGDWQAEGQKLLQEINAARNLPRQCGGQPYPAAPALAWSATLAGVAANHTRAMANQNFFDHIDRDGRTPGDRAELAGYLYRQIGENIAAGRDTARKVVDGWLASPGHCATLMNADFRELGAAYAVDPKSDAGIYWTGLFGTPQ; encoded by the coding sequence ATGCGCGTCCCATCCGTTGCCTGCCTCGGCCTGACGCTGGGCCTGCTTGCCGCCACCGGCAGCCAGGCGTATGCCGGCGAAGAAGCGCAACTGATCGATACGATCAACGTCTACCGCAGCCAGGCCCAGCGCTGCGGTGGCGAGGCTTCGCTGGAGCTGCCGCCGCTCAACAGCGACACCCGCCTGGCGCTGTCGCCGGAGGGCACCCGCGATCTGCAGCAGGCCATGACCCGCGCGGCCTACCCGATGGTCAACGTGCAGGCCATCAGCCTGTCCGGCCCACGGGATGCCAAGTCGGCGATGAAAGCCATCGAAGAGAGCTTCTGCCAGGTGGTGCTCGACCCGCAGTTCGTCGATATCGGTGTCAGCCAGGAGGGTCGCGACTGGCGCATCGTCCTGGCCCGCCCGCTGCTCAGCGGGCGCCTGGGCGACTGGCAGGCCGAAGGGCAGAAGCTGTTGCAGGAGATCAACGCCGCGCGCAACCTGCCGCGCCAGTGCGGCGGCCAGCCCTACCCCGCCGCACCGGCGCTGGCCTGGAGCGCGACCCTGGCCGGCGTCGCCGCCAACCACACCCGGGCCATGGCCAACCAGAACTTCTTCGACCATATCGACCGCGATGGCCGCACCCCAGGCGACCGTGCGGAGCTGGCCGGCTACCTGTATCGGCAGATCGGCGAGAACATCGCCGCCGGGCGCGACACCGCGCGCAAGGTGGTCGATGGCTGGCTGGCCAGCCCTGGACACTGCGCCACACTGATGAACGCGGATTTCCGCGAGCTGGGGGCGGCGTATGCGGTGGACCCGAAGAGCGACGCGGGGATCTACTGGACGGGGTTGTTCGGTACGCCACAGTAG
- a CDS encoding GlxA family transcriptional regulator: protein MTPDLRLLILPLPEFALLPFGAFLDKLRFSADDEDYSRQRYCRWTVIGLDLAPVPSSSGAMVQVEATPAQVDWSAYDHLVLFGGRNASATAALAPRYRALLKQAAKAGVKLVCVDNAAFLLAACGLLDGHQVVVHWRHEAEFRVAFPRVRLLTGQLYCFDGSRVTCAGGTAAIDLAVELIARASGRARALKGLADMLVDESRDSRHALRSLEAGAGEGRQVQRATALMRHHLAARLPVEALAAELGISRRQLDRQFQACHGMSAKAWWQELRLQQARWRLLNSSHSLAQIADEVGMGDASYLGKWVRRRFGCTALALRRS from the coding sequence ATGACACCCGACCTGCGCCTGCTGATCCTGCCGCTGCCGGAATTCGCCTTGCTGCCCTTCGGCGCCTTCCTCGACAAGTTGCGCTTTTCCGCCGACGACGAGGACTACAGTCGCCAGCGCTACTGCCGCTGGACCGTGATCGGCCTGGACCTGGCGCCTGTGCCGTCGAGCAGCGGGGCCATGGTGCAGGTGGAGGCGACGCCCGCGCAGGTCGACTGGAGCGCCTACGACCATCTGGTGCTGTTCGGCGGGCGCAATGCCAGCGCCACGGCGGCCTTGGCGCCGCGCTACCGGGCCTTGCTGAAACAGGCGGCCAAGGCGGGGGTGAAGCTGGTCTGTGTCGACAATGCGGCCTTCCTGCTGGCGGCCTGTGGCCTGCTGGACGGTCATCAGGTGGTGGTGCACTGGCGCCATGAGGCCGAGTTTCGTGTGGCGTTTCCCCGTGTGCGGCTGCTGACCGGCCAGTTGTATTGCTTCGACGGCAGCCGGGTGACCTGCGCCGGTGGCACGGCGGCCATCGACCTGGCGGTGGAGCTGATCGCCCGCGCCAGCGGCCGCGCCCGGGCGCTCAAGGGCCTGGCCGACATGCTGGTGGACGAAAGTCGCGACAGTCGCCACGCCTTGCGTTCGCTGGAGGCCGGCGCCGGGGAGGGGCGCCAGGTGCAACGGGCCACGGCGCTGATGCGCCATCACCTGGCGGCGCGGCTGCCGGTGGAGGCGCTGGCAGCGGAGCTGGGGATCAGCCGGCGCCAGCTCGACCGTCAGTTCCAGGCCTGCCATGGCATGAGCGCCAAGGCCTGGTGGCAGGAGCTGCGCCTGCAGCAGGCGCGTTGGCGGCTGCTCAACTCCAGCCACAGCCTGGCGCAGATCGCCGATGAAGTGGGCATGGGCGATGCCAGTTACCTGGGCAAGTGGGTGCGGCGGCGGTTTGGCTGCACGGCGCTGGCGCTGCGCAGATCGTGA
- a CDS encoding LysE family translocator produces MALDTWLIYLLASIGLSLTPGPNSLLALTHGALYGARRTLFTICGGVFGFCALIALTMFGLSALLQASASVLTVLKWVGGAYLVWLGIQLWRTPALHLELPRGSTALSNAGLFRQGCLSALANPKVLLFYGAFLPQFIDPQRGLLLQFVVMAATFASVECLVEYLLARLAFRIRPWLAKGGRGFNRACGGLFALIGVALPWGR; encoded by the coding sequence ATGGCACTCGACACCTGGCTCATCTACCTGCTCGCGAGCATCGGCCTGTCGCTGACCCCAGGCCCCAACAGCCTGCTGGCCCTGACCCATGGCGCGCTGTACGGCGCCCGGCGCACGCTGTTCACCATTTGCGGCGGGGTGTTCGGTTTCTGCGCCCTGATCGCCCTGACCATGTTCGGCCTGAGCGCCCTGCTGCAGGCCTCGGCCTCGGTGCTGACGGTGCTCAAGTGGGTCGGCGGGGCCTATCTGGTCTGGCTGGGGATCCAGCTGTGGCGCACCCCGGCGCTGCATCTCGAGTTGCCCCGCGGCAGTACCGCGCTGAGCAATGCCGGGCTGTTCCGCCAGGGCTGCCTGTCGGCGCTGGCCAACCCTAAGGTGCTGTTGTTCTATGGCGCGTTCCTGCCGCAATTCATCGACCCACAGCGCGGCCTGCTGCTGCAGTTCGTGGTGATGGCGGCGACCTTCGCCAGTGTCGAGTGCCTGGTGGAATACCTGCTGGCGCGCCTGGCATTTCGCATACGGCCATGGCTGGCCAAGGGTGGCCGGGGGTTCAACCGCGCCTGTGGCGGCCTGTTCGCGCTGATCGGCGTGGCCCTGCCGTGGGGGCGATAA
- a CDS encoding cupin, which produces MLDNLFSALPALNPQADEQFDDLLRRPGLRIERIVSSGQASAPGFWYDQAEGEWIVLLAGSADVRLEHEAQARRLAAGDCLDIAPHCRHRVEWTAADEPTIWLAVFYDAGATTTRD; this is translated from the coding sequence ATGCTCGACAACCTGTTCTCCGCCCTGCCCGCCTTGAACCCTCAAGCCGACGAGCAATTCGACGACCTGTTGCGCCGCCCCGGCCTGCGAATCGAGCGCATCGTCTCCAGCGGCCAGGCCAGTGCTCCAGGTTTCTGGTACGACCAGGCCGAAGGCGAATGGATAGTGCTGCTGGCCGGCAGCGCCGACGTGCGTCTGGAGCACGAGGCCCAGGCGCGTCGGCTCGCCGCCGGCGATTGCCTCGACATTGCGCCGCACTGCCGACACCGCGTCGAATGGACCGCCGCCGACGAGCCAACCATCTGGCTTGCCGTGTTCTATGACGCCGGGGCAACTACGACGCGCGACTGA